The Catenulispora sp. MAP5-51 genomic sequence GAGAGCTTGGACGGTCACCCCGAGTGCCTGTGCGACGCGCTCCAACAGCGGCAGGCGGGTGAGCTCACGCTGGCCGTTCTCAATGGCCTTGACCCAGGACGGCGACCGATCGACGCGGGAAGCGAATGTTGCCCGGTCGAGTCCGCGTCGTATGCGCCAGTACCTGACCCGCTCACCGGTGCGGTTGGTCATCGGGGTTCCCGTCACGCCAAGTAATGCTGCCGTGCATCCAGCGTATCAATGGACACATTTTGTAGCCGCCGGACCACCCGCGCCGTCCTAGCTTCAGGTCGAGCAGTCCTCTGATATGCAAAGGAGTGTCGCCGTGAGCGATCCCGTCCAAGAGCCCGGCTATGCACCGGGCGTCTCCCTCAGGAGACCCAAACTGTCAGTTCGGGTTGTACCTGCGGTTTGCGGTTTCGGGGTGTTGGCGGGTGCGGCATTCCAGCAGCTACCTTGCGGTGCTCGGCCTAGCCGCGACCCTGACCTTCGATGCCGGCGAGTACTTCCCGGCCGACCAGGAGACGCGCCGCGATCAGAGCGAGTGGCACGGTTATCACCGGGGCCTGCAGACCACGTTGGCCTGCCTGATCATGCACGAAACCGGCAGCAATCCACAGCGAGCGGCGTCGCAGGTTGCCGAGCACACCGAGACCCTCATCCGCTGCCGGTGGACCAGCCAACCTGGTCCGGGCGGTGAGTGAGCGTGGAGACCTGGTCAAGGAAGTTCATCGGCCGGCCCGAGTGCCTGGCAGACGTCCGCCGCTTCATCCTCGCCGTCTTAGGCGACTGCGACACCACGCACATCGTGACGCTGGTCGCCGACGAGTTGGCCGGCAACGCCATCAAGCACACAGCCAGCGGCGGACCCGGAGGGAAGTTCGTCCTGCGGCTGGCCCGGTTCAGCGACCGGTGCCGGGTGTGGGTCGATGACCAGGGCGGGCCCTCCACCCCCTCGGTCCGCACCGCGCAAGACGACGAAGAAGCCGGGCGCGGCCTAACCATCGTCACCATGCTCTCGGCCTGCTGGGGCGCGGCCGGCGACAAGCGTGGCCGCTCCGTGTGGGCCGAGATCACCTTTGACGGGGTCGGGGCGATACCCGGGCTCCCGAGCCCGACCGCTGGCCTCCCCCATGAGTTGAGCGCCATACGAAAGGTCGGCATGACGACGGACGGTTGGACGCGTTGATGGCGCTGCACGTTGATTACACGGCCGAGCGGGCCTTCACGCGGATCGTCGGCGGCCTGCGGTCCGCCCGCCTAGCCGCCGGGCTGTCCCAGAATGGGCTCGCTTGTGGCATGCCATTTCGGGGCCGGGCCATCTCCGAATGGGAGACCGGGGCCGTAGAGCCGACGCTGGGGCACTTGATCCAGTGGTCGCACGAGCTCGGCCGGCGGCTGGTGATCATCGGCCGGGACGGCGAACTGCGCATAGGCCCGGTGCGCCAGCGCCCCGGCGAGACCTTCGAGATCTTCGAGCGGCGACGGTTGGCGGTACCGCTGCGCAACCGCCGCCTGGCCTTGGGGATGGGACAGGGGGAACTCGGCGCCCTGGTGGGCGTCAGCCGGGACTCGATCCAGCGCTGGGAACTGGCCCGGGTACCCCCGCGGCCGATCGCGCACGTGGTGTGGGCGCAGAAACTCGGCTACTCGCTGGATCTCCTGGCCGTCCCCAACGGAGTCCGACGCGTCCGGCGCGCCGGCTTCGCACTACCCGGAGTGCTGGCGTCCACTATCAATCGTCCGGGCTCGTGAGTCTGATAGCTACAGATATTGCCCACATGACGGCGTCAAATGAGGACTCAGAACGGACATGGGTTCTAAGTGCTCTACGATGGTTCTACGCTAGTGGGATTTACGCGCCGCATGTGGAGGGCTCGGATGCGATCCGGCATTACCGATGGGGCTATTGGTGACGCTGAAAGTCAATAGAGCGGCGAACCACGTCCTCGTGCAGATCGTTGGCGAGCTAACGCTAGTCCGTCGAAGGGCCAGGATCTCTCAAGCTGCGTTGGCATCCCGAGTCGGGGTTCGTGGAAAAACGATCTCCGAGTGGGAGAACCTACGGCTGGGACCCACCTTGGTGAACCTGACGCGCTGGTCAGGTGGGCTTGATCGACGCCTAGTGATCGTCGGCCCGGATTACGAGGTGCTGTCGCCCGAACCTCCCTCGTTGCTGCCGAATGAATCAAGAGACGCTTTCGATCTGCGGCGACTCGCTGGGCCGTTGAAGAGTCGCCGCAAGGCTCTGGGGCTGAACCAAAAGGAGGTCGGCCGATTCGTAGGCGTCAGCGGGTCGGCGATCTCATATTGGGAGCTGACTCGCATTCCTCCGCGACCGATTGCGCAGATCGTCTGGGCGCAGAAGTTAGGATGCTCTGTTGCCTTGCGGCCCCAATGGTTTGGTACAGCGTGAGACGATCCGGCAAAATGCAGTGACTGAAGGCCTACTCACGATCCTTGCCCGGGATCAGCGGAACAACACTAGGCGAAGCCAGCCGCGAAGCCGCTTGACCCGCAACCAAGTTCGGTAGGGCGACGCTCTCCTACGCCAACGCAGGCGTCACGCAGTCGATCGACAGGCCTCGCAATGCAGCACGCGCCTTTGCGACACCACGGGCAAGCACCTGGTTCTCCGGTGAGCGCTGAGCCACAGCAGGCCCGTTCTCCCCGCAAGAATGGCACAGGCCAGCGGAAGGCACCGGAACCCCACACCCGTCACATTCCATGCGTGCTGGGGCTACGCATCGTTCAGGGGGCATCTTCGCGACCAAGCGCGTCTCGATGAACCGCGCCGGGTGGTACACCCCGCCTCGCGGCAAGCCAGAGGTCAGTGAACCGGCGATGTGCAGCTCCGAGGCACCGCGGCGCCGCCACTCGGTCACCAGGGGCGCGAGCCGGAGTACGTCGATCCATCCCAAAGCCAGCCGAGGCTCGGCTCGCAATGCGCGGGCGAGCAGCTCGGCGCTTGCCCTCGTCTCCTCGTCGCAGTCCCCTTCCCGCCCGGGATCCGCGTCATCCGGCGCCGACGCCGGGTGGGTGGGTTCTTCACCCCGTTCCTTCACGGGGTGATCGCCGTCTGGGCTGGCAACCGCCCCACCGAAGTCCGGGAACCCGACGTTCGGCCCGAGCTGCGACGACGCTCCCCCAGGCCTGTCGAAGACCTCTACGTCGGTGTAGATATGCCCCTCAGGTGTGCGCTTCTTGGTCCTCGCGAGATACCCGAGCTTCTCCAGCTCGCGCATGGCGGACGCCACACGTTCCCGCCCCTCCGGCGTCCGCTCCGCGAGCGTCCGGATGTCGTCGCGCTTACCGTCCGGCTGGGACAGCAGATAAGCGAGGATGCCGCGAGCACAGAAACTCAAGCGGCTATCTCTCAGAACTTCATTGCCCAAAGTGGTGAAAAAACGTACGCGCGCGCTACGATGGATACGCATTCGGGAGCCCTAGCCTTACTCCTGGTGCCACGCCCCGGCGGTGTTCGTAGCACCGGCCGGGGTACTTGCTTCTCAGCTGCCGAAGATATACCCGCAGCAGCGCCTCACGTGCGGCATCCCACATCCCTACCAGGAAGCACGCTGAGATTTCACACGATCGCGTGAAGGCGCTTCAGGTCTGCCGGCGCACGCCGAACGGAACGCCGCGAAGGCAAGTCGAGACCAAGTGTCAGCGGCCCGCCAAGACCTCGTCCTTCGCGACCGCAAGCGCAGCATGCACTTGGGCCCAAGGGAAGGTTGCGGCCCCTGGCCGGCCCGAAGCAGGCAGCGGGAGCGCCGCACGATCAAGCACGAAGCGCACGCCGAATTCGGCAAGCAGCTCGACGCTGCGAGGAAAAGCCGGATGCTTGACAAGCTCCTGGTTCGGCCAAGGCGCCAAGATGACCGGCTTCCCCATGCCGATGGCCTCATTGATCAAGCCGAGCGCCA encodes the following:
- a CDS encoding helix-turn-helix domain-containing protein, which translates into the protein MGLLVTLKVNRAANHVLVQIVGELTLVRRRARISQAALASRVGVRGKTISEWENLRLGPTLVNLTRWSGGLDRRLVIVGPDYEVLSPEPPSLLPNESRDAFDLRRLAGPLKSRRKALGLNQKEVGRFVGVSGSAISYWELTRIPPRPIAQIVWAQKLGCSVALRPQWFGTA
- a CDS encoding ATP-binding protein, whose protein sequence is METWSRKFIGRPECLADVRRFILAVLGDCDTTHIVTLVADELAGNAIKHTASGGPGGKFVLRLARFSDRCRVWVDDQGGPSTPSVRTAQDDEEAGRGLTIVTMLSACWGAAGDKRGRSVWAEITFDGVGAIPGLPSPTAGLPHELSAIRKVGMTTDGWTR
- a CDS encoding helix-turn-helix domain-containing protein — protein: MALHVDYTAERAFTRIVGGLRSARLAAGLSQNGLACGMPFRGRAISEWETGAVEPTLGHLIQWSHELGRRLVIIGRDGELRIGPVRQRPGETFEIFERRRLAVPLRNRRLALGMGQGELGALVGVSRDSIQRWELARVPPRPIAHVVWAQKLGYSLDLLAVPNGVRRVRRAGFALPGVLASTINRPGS
- a CDS encoding helix-turn-helix domain-containing protein, with amino-acid sequence MRIHRSARVRFFTTLGNEVLRDSRLSFCARGILAYLLSQPDGKRDDIRTLAERTPEGRERVASAMRELEKLGYLARTKKRTPEGHIYTDVEVFDRPGGASSQLGPNVGFPDFGGAVASPDGDHPVKERGEEPTHPASAPDDADPGREGDCDEETRASAELLARALRAEPRLALGWIDVLRLAPLVTEWRRRGASELHIAGSLTSGLPRGGVYHPARFIETRLVAKMPPERCVAPARMECDGCGVPVPSAGLCHSCGENGPAVAQRSPENQVLARGVAKARAALRGLSIDCVTPALA